In Herbaspirillum sp. WKF16, one genomic interval encodes:
- a CDS encoding AraC family transcriptional regulator, which translates to MQPLPPIDRLSGILERFRVQAQLHHSGVLCGHTHFDAGAGFGYLHVLRRGELKVSHPGAREVPRAMHFDEPTLLFYPRPFTHHFHNPPREGSDFTCARLIFDGGPQNPLARALPALIALPLATVPGLDAALELLFAETDRVRCGQRLLADRLFEVVVLKLLRWLLDHPQEAGIQPGLVSGLADPRLARALVAMHDDPGQAWTLDRMAGCAGMSRTAFANAFRETVGQTPADYLANWRIALAQSRLREGRPVKQLAQELGYANPSALSRAFAARTGLSPRDWLARDSLARSDARD; encoded by the coding sequence ATGCAGCCCTTGCCTCCCATCGATCGCCTCTCCGGCATCCTCGAACGCTTCCGCGTGCAGGCGCAGCTGCACCACAGCGGCGTGCTGTGCGGCCACACCCACTTCGATGCCGGCGCCGGCTTCGGCTACCTGCACGTGCTGAGGCGGGGCGAGCTGAAGGTGTCCCACCCGGGCGCGCGCGAGGTGCCCAGGGCCATGCATTTCGATGAACCTACCTTGCTGTTCTACCCGCGTCCCTTCACGCATCACTTCCACAATCCGCCCAGGGAAGGCTCGGACTTCACCTGCGCGCGCCTGATCTTCGACGGCGGCCCGCAGAACCCGCTGGCGCGGGCCTTGCCGGCGCTGATCGCCTTGCCGCTGGCGACCGTGCCGGGGCTGGACGCGGCGCTGGAACTGCTGTTCGCCGAAACCGACCGGGTGCGCTGCGGCCAGCGGCTGCTGGCCGACCGCCTGTTCGAGGTTGTGGTGTTGAAGCTCTTGCGCTGGCTGCTGGATCACCCGCAAGAGGCGGGCATACAGCCGGGATTGGTGAGCGGCCTGGCGGACCCGCGCCTGGCGCGCGCGCTGGTGGCCATGCATGACGATCCGGGCCAGGCCTGGACGCTGGACCGCATGGCCGGCTGCGCGGGCATGTCGCGCACCGCCTTCGCCAACGCCTTCCGCGAAACGGTGGGGCAGACGCCGGCCGACTATCTGGCCAACTGGCGCATCGCGCTGGCGCAAAGCCGGCTGCGCGAAGGACGGCCGGTCAAGCAGCTGGCGCAGGAGCTGGGCTATGCCAACCCTTCGGCGCTGTCGCGCGCCTTTGCCGCCAGGACCGGCCTGTCGCCGCGCGACTGGCTGGCCCGCGACAGCCTGGCGCGGTCGGACGCCCGCGACTAG